The Nycticebus coucang isolate mNycCou1 chromosome 2, mNycCou1.pri, whole genome shotgun sequence genome includes a window with the following:
- the GCSH gene encoding glycine cleavage system H protein, mitochondrial has translation MALQVARTLRAVACSLRSASGPASPCRPWSWRLGAGAVRTLRTGPVLLAVRKFTEKHEWVTAENGVGTVGISNFAQEALGDVVYCSLPEVGTKLNKQDEFGALESVKAASELYSPLSGEVTEINEALAENPGLVNKSCYEDGWLIKMTLSNPSELDELMSEEAYERYVKSIEE, from the exons ATGGCGCTGCAAGTGGCGCGGACCCTGCGGGCTGTGGCCTGCAGCCTGCGCTCGGCCTCCGGGCCCGCCTCGCCCTGCCGGCCGTGGTCCTGGCGGCTGGGAGCTGGCGCCGTCCGGACACTGCGCACAGGACCCGTTCTGCTCGCAG TGCGTAAATTCACGGAGAAACATGAGTGGGTGACAGCAGAGAATGGTGTTGGAACAGTGGGAATCAGCAATTTTGCACAG gaaGCTTTGGGAGATGTTGTTTACTGTAGTCTACCTGAAGTTGggacaaaattaaacaaacaag ATGAGTTTGGTGCTTTGGAAAGTGTGAAAGCTGCTAGTGAACTCTATTCTCCTTTATCAGGAGAAGTAACTGAAATTAATGAAGCTCTGGCAGAAAATCCAGGACTTGTCAACAAATCTTGTTATGAAGACG gttgGCTGATCAAGATGACCCTGAGTAACCCTTCAGAACTAGATGAACTGATGAGTGAAGAAGCATATGAGAGATACGTAAAATCTATTGAGGAGTGA